GTCTGTTCTACGGTCTTCCCTTAAAAAACAGTTTTTCAAATCTAAACAATCTAGAAGTAGTCTCAAACAAATGTCTCCTACTTCTAGATTGTTTAGATTTGAAAAATTGTGGTTTGGTCGGCGTCGCATCCGCCACACGCCTTGCAAGCTTCTTCCTCGGCCGCCTTCCATCGGCGGAGGGGTCACGGGTGTAGGGAGGGGTTGAGGGGACATCGACGCGGCCTTCTATCAGTCGAATTTCGCCAGCGGCAAAGCGGGCGGGGCGAAGGCGGGACGGCCGGAGAGGGTGGTGGAAGTGGGTCACAGACGCTTGAGTGTCCCGCGGGCACACGAAATAAACGGCGCGCGATGCCGTTTTGCTCCGCGCGTTGAACCAACTATGCCGCGCACATGTTTTTTGCGCGTCCGCTGGAGCGCCCTGAATGGCTACGCGCCCAAAAAAGGCGATTTTTCCGGCGCGGCGCTAAAATcctgcgcctgttggagatgctctgagggGATTAAACTATAGATCTTCCATACTGTGTTGATGAACAAAACCAACTCGGCTAGCTTGCAATTATGATAGGAACAGTTCCCCTTGAAGCTTTATACTAAATTACACCATTTCTCAAATGTCTCTAAGTCGTTTGGAAATAAGGAAGTTGCCTCAAAAATGATAAGAAGAACGAGGGACTCCAGAAATTATTGCCGGTGGTAGCTTGCACgtgccaataaaagagaatatgcttATTGGCTATAATCGGAAAAAAAATGTGCATgtgccaataaaagagaatatgttggtttgactctaactataaaaaTTATGGGCACGTGAGCACTAAAATAATCAAAGAACATAAACCCTAACAGAGGGGATATTCGTGCCTGATTATGTTAATGCAACGGGTTTTATGCGCTGCAATTAGTAATCCATTCGGCTATGTCGTCATAGGAGAGAGTGGTCGAAACAACCTGCCCCGAAGGACGTCGCGCAACCACCAAATGAGGAGGCAGCCATAAACCAAAGACGGAGGCAGCCCCAGAGGAAAAAAGGCATGAGTTGGGTGGACGCCGCCACACCGACCAACCTCACCACCACTATGAAGATCTTGCGAGCCAAACATGGCCCAAAAGAAGACCGCAACTCCTCGCTCTGTTGTCCACGGTGGACACATCAATTATCACACCCGTTGATTCTCGCAAAACATATCTCTCTTGTTACAATAAATTATTATTTGTGCAACTGCTGCATGGCGATTTTATGTGAGATTTGTTATACATATTATGTGCGGCAGTTATCTCTTTCGGCCCTCCCTCCCCCCGCCCTCCTCCCTATGTCTAAATTCTGGCTCTGTTCATGAAGGTCACCACAAATATCTTGTGTAGTTTAGTTACAAGGTTAAATTTAGTTTCAACTAATTAAATTCCGTCTGCCTGGTTGTAAATATTATCAAACTTTGTTAAATCCCATTCGTTTTTATGCCTGCTTCATTTTAAATTGGTCGGACATTTGGTGCCCATTATCGGATGGCTGACGCCTAGCCCACTGTCCATGGGCGCATATATTTGTTGTCGTCCATCTGGTAATCCGCGTTGGAGGTGCCCTCACAGACTTCACGGTCCTTGCATCGCACTTCACTGGAACATTCCTGGTGGTACATCGTCATGAGACATCGCCCGGCGCGTCGTGAACAACGCTCAAGGCATAGACGACGACTTGGAACACCCAGGCCAGTCGCCAAGTCTTCTCGGAAAAAACTATACGTCACAGTTCACTGGCGTGTCTACGCGGTTTATGTTTGTTCTCTGATGCTTCCGACAACACACGGCCCAGAGGACAAAGAGGCCTCGAGGCTCGCCACAGCTCGCAGCCTCGCACACGCACCCACCCGCGCGCCTCTGCTCTTCTCCTCCCCTCCCCGACTCCCCGTTGACCCACCAACGACCTCTTCCTCCGCCAGCGCCCGCCCGCCATGTCGTCCAACAGAACCGACCGCGAGAAATCCTGCTGCGGCAGCCTGTTCACCTTCCTCGTCGCTGCCGGCTTCGTCATCCTCATCTACTGGGCCATCTTCCAGCCGCACCACATCCGCGCGACGGTCAGCTCCGCCACGCTCACCAACCTCACCGTGGCCCCCGACAACGCCACCGTCTCCTACCGCCTCACCGTCGGGCTCGAGCTCTACAACCCCAGCCTCCGCGTCCCCATCTACTACGACGCCCTCGACGCGGAGCTCCGCGCCAGCGGCGGGGCCTCCCTCGGCGGCCCCGCTGCCCGCGtcgcctcgtcgccggcggagtTCCTGCAGCGCAGGAAGAGCGCCGACACGGTCAGGCTGGAGTTCGACGGGAGCAGCGGCGTCGGCGTCCCCGACGACGTCGCCAGGGAGCTGGCGAGGGAGGCGGGCGTGGGGTCCGTCAGCTTTGAGGTGGACGTGGATGCGCGGGTGCGCTACAGGTTCGCCAGCATCAAGATCCGCCAGAAGCCGAGGATTTGGTGCTGGCTCACGGTTCCGGTCAAGCCGGAGGGTGGCCTCCGTTTCGGCGGCGCTCTGGCCTCCGGCGACCGCTGTAGCGTTAAGTACTGATGAAGTTTCTTGGGTCTCTGACTCTGGCGGTCTGGCTGGAGTCATCTTGTTTGGAGATCCCTCGGTGTCCCGGTTTGATGTTGGTTTCATTTTTGCAAATATTCGTATTGTTCGTGTGGTGTGTATCATCATTTCTGTAGGATTGTTTGACTATAATTGAATATTGATTGCATTCTTGGGGATTAATTCAGGGGAATGTTATCTGGCGACCATTCCCCATGAGGAAATCCGTAGCGAACCCACTCATAGCCCCAGGATCAATGTCGTTTTTTCAATAAAGAATGTATTTTATTAACTCATAATGTTGCATCAAGAGAATACAAATCATCATGAACTCACATCCggtctctgcataactaggatgcacacagcacacacacaaaaaaaggaaaaaaatgtgaaCTCTAAAATCCTGTAGGGAGCTATAACATGCAGCAATAAACAAAAACATCAACCACCATCAATGGCAACACCCGGACATTGGGAAAGTGCTTCAacaacgacgccttcaagaagggaacggcaCACGAGCGCCGCCATTGCcagatccacccacgaagggttaaatcttgggttttcaccctgaagaggAAGTCCGAGCAAGCtccaaacaatgccttcaacaagggaaTGCTGTAAGAACACCACAATTGCTAGGTAcagccagtccaggtcaaacctaagaGTTTTCACTCCGGAACTCGAATCCCAGTCTAGGTCAAACCTAAGAGTTTTCACTCCGGAACTCGAATCCCAGTGCTTAAGAGCACCACCAAACCAATGTCACAATGTACTGTCGCCGCCCTTTCCATGAAGAAGTTACTGCTGCAAGTCAGATTGTCACTCCTCAACAGCCATATATGCTCACAACCCTGACGTGGAGAAACGCAACCGGGCATAACACATATACAGAAAGCAGACCGGAGCACAACCACCAACATCAACAAGGTAACTGACGCCACCAAGAACCCATGAGAGGCCATCCGGCAGCCCAAGTCTTCAACAGTGGTTGGACACAATTTACAGACAAAAATCCGTCGGTGCCGTCAAGAGCCCACATAGGCCAACTAACAGACATGTCTTCATGGAAGTCAAGCCAGCAACAAATGAGGACACGAAGCCAAGCATATAGGTGGACAGAACTTGCAGAGAAACCTCTCAGGTCCGATCATCCACGGTTTGTCTCCACGTGCGACGATGCCACACATCTCATGTCCACTGCCATCCTATGCAAATCGAGCATCTATGTGCCTCACTTGCGCCGATCCACCACTCCTGTACACCTTGTGTTTGCCACCATCGTGCCAAACTACAACCACAACCATCCAAGGCAATGGCCACAGTAGAACTAGGCATCGTTCAGGCCAGATCACCTGCTACCCAACCGGTGTAGCAAGCCTCGTGCAACTGCCGCCCCATCTCGAACGCGAAGGAGACGGCCGCCACTGCCCAGATCCGATCTGGTCCGACATGGACCATAGCCACACATCATGTGGTGACGTAGTAGACCACCGCATGGCTGCACCACGCCCTGGCAGGCCGGATCCCCTGGCGCACAGCTTCCGTTGGCCAGGGAGGAGTCGGACAAGGCAATGGCATGTAGGAGCCGCTGGCCCAGGATCAATGTCTGATGGTGGCCGTTTTTGGATAAGAAATGCACTAAAATAAACGACATGGCATGCTTTCTGGCAAAAATGTCGTCTGCAAAACACGAAAACTGTCAGACGCGCTGTTCGCAAATGCCATCTGCCAGTGAACGGTGGTTGACTAGTGCAGTCCTTCATTCATGAGTTAAGAGCACTGAGAGTCCTACAACTTGCTGAGAATATGATGGTTTGGTCCTAGAACTTGCAAAATGATCCTACCCAGTCCCACAACTTGCATCAAATATGCAACTTTGGTCCTGGACCAATCACAGAGCGACAAGTGGACACGTCGGGCCCAAGCTGGTCAGCGcgtgtttttgaaaaaaaaactgccTTTCGTTGTAATCAACCCGCAGTCATGAAAACACCTGACTTAATTTTTTAGGAGACCACGGTCCTGCCCTCCCATTCCAGACAAACCCGCACTCACTCTCTGTTCTTGCTCTCTATTCAAACCCGCACCTCGTCGCCGCTGTCCAGCAAGCCGCCGTCGCCAAGCAAGCAAGCGGCCATGGTTTCATGGAGTGATTCCAGATCCAGCTCCTCGTCGGGTGGCGACTCTGTAAGCAGTCCGGTGAGATCCTCTCCACCAGCACTTGGCATTTAGGGTTAGGGGAAAATTTTGGATTTCTGACTCGATTTGGTTTTAGGCTCCTCGCACCATTGAGAGCTTTGATTGGAGAGGCCTTGCTGCAGATCTACCTTTTAGATGTGAGCACCAGGCAGTGTGTGAGAAGTTGGTTGCCTTTGAGTCTGTTGACAGTGGAAGAAGATTCCTGGGTTGTGCACAAAAGGTTAGTAGATGTTCTTAGTTGTAGATGTAGATGGTACTGCTTTAGTAGATGTTCATAGTTGTACATGCTTTATCCATTTAAGTACATATGTGATTGAACTTGCTCAGTTCAACCATTTATAGTTTTGTTCTATGCCATATTGCTGTAAGAAGAAAATTATCTTATTTTGTGCACAAAAGGTTACTAGATGTCCAAATATGTAGTGTTTAAGTAACTCATGAATGCTCAAAGGTTACTGTGAAAATAGTAACCTGAATCTGGTGCCAAACTGAATTTTGATTCAGTGTTACTGAATTTTGTGCAGTTAACTAAATTTTGATTCAGTGTTACTGAATTTTGTGCAGTTAACTGCATTATGCATTTCACTCTAATTTTTTTCCTCTTCAATTTTAGGATGGGTCTAAATGCCCCTATGTACATTGGGTTGACCAAGAGTGGCCTCCACAATTTAGGACTAGTCTAGCTAGGGTCTGGGACAGGTATAAAGAGGAGGTCAAATTCAGGCTCAGGGAAGCTGTTGTTCAGGCTGAAGAAAATTTTAGGGTTGTGAAATAGAAGCAACAGATGGAAAAAGAGCTGAGGTTTTTTAAGCTAGATTTTGCTAAAATGGTGGCTGACAAAGAGCAGGCAATTACTGAATTGGGCAACACAAGGCTAGCTCTGTCTGACCTAAATATAGAACTTGAGAACAAGAGAATGGCTAACAAATCAGTGACCAACATTCATCAGGTGGTCAGGGCTaaggcagagaaagagagggatgagATGAAGCAAAAGAGTGGGACAAAATGATGGAAGAGAGGGACAAATTGAAGGAAGAAAGGGATCAGTTGAAGAAAGAGATAAAGAAGCTAGAGTATATGATTGGTGACCTATTCAAGCATAAGGAAGACACCAAGTGCAAGATAAGGAAGGTTAGGAAGATGCTAGATGAATTTGAGTGATCCATTGGTGCTCTAATGGAACTTTATCAGTGCACTTATTTAATTTAGTTAATGAGGATCAGTGGGCTTGTTTAATTAAGTGAATTGCTGCCTAAATTTGAGTTGTCTTTGATGCACTGTACTATTTGATGCAATGACCTAATATGCACTGTACTATCTGAATTTGAGTTATCTTTGTTGTGCTAGTTAAGTGAGCTTTGATTTGGTTAACTGAATTTGGATTCAGTTAACTGATTTGTTGTGCCAGTTAACTGATTTTCTTTTCTAGTTAACTGAACTATTATTTAGTTTTCTGAATCTGGATTCAGTTAAGTGAGTTTTGATTTGGTTAACTGAATTTGGATTCAGTTTACTAATTTGTTGTGCCAGTTAACTTATTTGCTTTTTCCAGTTAACTAGAATTTGGTTTAGTTTACTGAACTATGGTTCAGTTAACTATTTTTTGTTTAGTTAACTCAATTAGTGTTCAGTTCAATGAAATTATGTTCAGATAAAACATTCACCCATACATTCACTCATACATAGATAGAATTCCATTCATACATTGCATACACTTCATCATGGAGCACATAAAGGTAGATCTaggatttcattacattgcatTCATCGACAGATTTCATACATAGATAGAAAGGTATATCTAGGAGCATAGAAACTTAACAGCTCATTCATGGGTAGAGTATCCTAGTCCACCTCTGCCTAGTGACCTGAAAAGGATGGAAATTTGCCATCCTCAATTCCCATTAGATGATACCATCATCAGCCGGGTTCGAGCCAAGGGGGAATGCCTCCAGGAACTGCTCCATGTCCTTGCGGTTGCGTGCTGCAAGGATCCTCTCTGCCAGTTGCCTTCTCTCCCACCTTCTTGCCTCTCTGCGCCTGGCTCCCCTGGGCACCTGTTCTTCTTCATCTACGACCTCTCCAGGATCCATGTCGCCTAGGGGTTTCTTTGGCGGCTGGGGGGAGGAGAAGGGAGGGGTTTGGGTATGACTGTTGTTTCTGCCAATGGGGGGTGCTTTATATAGTAGAAATGCTAGCTAGTAGGTAGGTAGAAGATTAATTGTGGTAGGTAGGCCCAATATTAGAGACAAATATTAGGGAGAAAGGTAATAAACCAGCCCATTATTAGGCCCACATTGCTTACTTAATCCAACAATTGTATTTAGTTAACTGAAAATTGTACTAAATTTTAACTGAATTTGTGTTTACTTAAATTAATAGAAATACAGTTAACTGAACATGCTTAGAGACTACTGAAATTGTCTCAGCTAACTAAGTTGGTTTAATAACTGAATTTTTGTTTGATAACTGAATTTTTGCACAATGTACCATATGTACCTACAGAATGTTATTTGTAGTAAGTGATCCATATGGTCTATCAAGCTATACACATGTAGATAGAAACAAATAAAGCAGTACAATGCAACATTTTAAGCAAAGCAGTGCATCACACCACATTTTAAGCAAAGCACTCCAGTTGCAGACCAACATCATACATAGTCCACTTTCCAAACCACATAATTACAGATAACTTATGTGTTGTATATAGTAGCACACCTAACCATAACATGTCCAAAATAGTTCTAACTTATATGCTGTGATGATATAACAACATACCTAGCTAACAACACCATCTTACTAACTTATATGTTGTGATATAACAGCATACCTAAGCAACACCATCTGTAGACACACCATTCTTCAGCATCCTCCTCCTTCACTCCTTGAGCAGCTTCAGGCGCTCGGAGCGGTGCACCTCCACAACTGCCCTCTT
Above is a window of Triticum aestivum cultivar Chinese Spring chromosome 6B, IWGSC CS RefSeq v2.1, whole genome shotgun sequence DNA encoding:
- the LOC123133837 gene encoding uncharacterized protein, giving the protein MSSNRTDREKSCCGSLFTFLVAAGFVILIYWAIFQPHHIRATVSSATLTNLTVAPDNATVSYRLTVGLELYNPSLRVPIYYDALDAELRASGGASLGGPAARVASSPAEFLQRRKSADTVRLEFDGSSGVGVPDDVARELAREAGVGSVSFEVDVDARVRYRFASIKIRQKPRIWCWLTVPVKPEGGLRFGGALASGDRCSVKY